The following are from one region of the Populus trichocarpa isolate Nisqually-1 chromosome 8, P.trichocarpa_v4.1, whole genome shotgun sequence genome:
- the LOC7488399 gene encoding serine carboxypeptidase-like 50 produces MESTTVLFLFLLFLFLHHPSATSSTPTSIFPNEALPTNSGYIPVKPKTNSAIFYTFYEAQKPTSPLSQTPLLIWLQGGPGCSSMTGNFLELGPYRVVDSQDNDHPALQPNLGSWNRIFGLIFIDNPIGTGFSIASSPEEIPRDQHTVAEHLFAAISEFIKLDPVFKTRPIYITGESYAGKYVPAIGYYILKKNTKLPAAKQVNLKGVAIGNGLTDPVTQVKTHALNAYFSGLINERQKGELEEAQREAVKLVKMGNWSEATDARSRVLNLLQNMTGLATLYDFTRKVPYETELVTKLMQLAEVKVALKANESIVFEDCSDTVGEALHEDVMKSVKYMVEFLVKKSNVFLYQGHFDLRDGVVSTEAWVKTMKWEGIGKYLMAERKVWKVNGVLAGYVQKWRSFSNAVVLGAGHLVPTDQAVNSQAMIEDWVLERGVFANVEGEDSVSDSRGAL; encoded by the coding sequence ATGGAGTCAACGACagtcctcttcctcttcctcctcttcctcttcctccacCATCCTTCAGCTACATCATCAACACCCACCTCTATTTTCCCAAACGAAGCTCTCCCCACAAATTCAGGTTATATCCCTGTCAAACCCAAAACCAACTCAGCTATTTTCTACACGTTTTACGAGGCTCAAAAACCGACTTCACCTCTTTCCCAAACCCCACTTCTCATCTGGCTCCAAGGTGGCCCTGGCTGCTCCTCCATGACTGGAAACTTCCTTGAACTTGGCCCTTATCGCGTTGTCGATTCGCAAGACAACGACCACCCTGCTCTTCAGCCTAATTTAGGCTCCTGGAACCGTATTTTTGGCCTAATTTTCATCGATAACCCAATAGGAACCGGATTTAGTATCGCTTCGAGCCCTGAAGAGATACCAAGAGATCAACACACTGTTGCTGAGCATCTCTTCGCCGCCATCTCTGAGTTTATTAAACTAGACCCAGTGTTCAAGACTCGCCCGATTTATATAACCGGAGAGAGTTATGCAGGAAAGTATGTTCCTGCAATTGGGTATTACATTTTGAAGAAGAATACGAAGCTGCCTGCGGCGAAACAAGTGAATCTGAAAGGTGTTGCTATAGGTAATGGGTTAACGGATCCGGTGACACAAGTCAAAACTCATGCCCTGAATGCTTACTTTTCTGGATTGATCAATGAGAGACAAAAGGGTGAACTGGAAGAAGCTCAAAGGGAGGCAGTTAAGTTGGTTAAAATGGGAAATTGGAGTGAGGCAACAGATGCAAGAAGTAGGGTCTTGAATTTGTTGCAAAACATGACAGGACTAGCCACTCTGTATGACTTCACTAGAAAAGTGCCTTACGAAACAGAATTGGTAACTAAATTGATGCAACTAGCCGAAGTGAAGGTTGCATTGAAGGCAAATGAATCTATAGTTTTTGAGGATTGTAGTGACACGGTGGGGGAAGCATTGCATGAAGATGTAATGAAGAGCGTTAAGTATATGGTGGAATTCTTGGTTAAGAAGAGTAACGTGTTTTTGTATCAAGGGCATTTTGATTTGAGAGATGGAGTGGTTTCAACAGAGGCTTGGGTCAAGACAATGAAATGGGAAGGGATAGGGAAGTACTTGATGGCTGAGAGGAAGGTGTGGAAAGTAAATGGTGTGCTTGCTGGGTATGTGCAGAAGTGGAGGAGTTTTAGCAATGCTGTGGTGTTAGGGGCTGGGCATCTTGTGCCTACTGACCAAGCAGTGAATTCTCAGGCTATGATAGAGGATTGGGTCCTGGAAAGGGGGGTCTTTGCTAATGTGGAAGGGGAGGATTCCGTGTCAGATTCCAGAGGAGCACTCTGA
- the LOC7488400 gene encoding serine carboxypeptidase-like 50, translated as MESTTVIFLFLLFLFLHHPSATSSTPTSIFPNEALPTKSGYIPVKPKTSSAIFYTFYEAQKPTSPLSQTPLLIWLQGGPGCSSMIGNFLELGPYRVVDSQDNEHPALQPNLGSWNRIFGLIFIDNPIGTGFSIASSPEEIPRDQHTVAEHLFAAISEFIKLDPVFKTRPIYITGESYAGKYVPAIGYYILKKNTKLPVAKQVNLKGVAIGNGVTDPVTQVKTHALNAYFSGLINERQKGELEEAQREAVKLVRMGNWSEATDARSRVLKLLRHMTGLATLNDFTRKVPYKTKLVTKLMQLAEVKVALKANESIVFEDCSDTVGEALHADVMKSVKYMVEFLVKKSNVLLYQGHLDLRDGVFSTEAWVKTMKWEGIGEYLMAERKVWKVNGVLAGYVQKWRSFSNAVVLGAGHLVPNDQAVNSQAMIEDWVLERGVFANAEGEL; from the coding sequence ATGGAGTCAACAACAGTCAttttcctcttcctcctcttcctcttcctccacCATCCTTCAGCTACATCATCAACACCCACCTCTATTTTCCCAAACGAAGCTCTCCCCAcaaaatcaggttatatccctGTCAAACCCAAAACCAGCTCAGCTATTTTCTACACGTTTTACGAGGCTCAAAAACCGACTTCACCTCTTTCCCAAACCCCACTTCTCATATGGCTCCAAGGTGGCCCTGGCTGCTCCTCCATGATTGGAAACTTCCTTGAACTTGGCCCTTATCGCGTTGTCGATTCGCAAGACAACGAACACCCTGCTCTTCAGCCCAATTTAGGCTCCTGGAACCGTATTTTTGGCCTCATTTTCATCGATAACCCAATAGGGACCGGATTTAGTATCGCTTCGAGCCCTGAAGAGATACCAAGAGATCAACACACTGTTGCTGAGCATCTCTTCGCCGCCATCTCTGAGTTTATTAAACTAGACCCAGTGTTCAAGACTCGCCCGATTTATATAACCGGAGAGAGTTATGCAGGAAAGTATGTTCCTGCAATTGGGTATTACATTTTGAAGAAGAATACGAAGCTGCCTGTGGCGAAACAAGTGAATCTGAAAGGTGTTGCTATAGGTAATGGGGTAACGGATCCGGTGACACAAGTCAAAACTCATGCCCTGAATGCTTACTTTTCTGGATTGATCAATGAGAGACAAAAGGGTGAACTGGAAGAAGCTCAAAGGGAGGCAGTTAAGTTGGTTAGAATGGGAAATTGGAGTGAGGCAACAGATGCAAGAAGTAGGGTCTTGAAATTGTTGCGACACATGACAGGACTAGCCACTTTGAATGACTTCACTAGGAAAGTGCCCTACAAAACAAAATTGGTAACTAAATTGATGCAACTAGCCGAAGTGAAGGTTGCATTGAAGGCAAATGAATCTATAGTTTTTGAGGATTGTAGTGACACGGTGGGGGAAGCATTGCATGCAGATGTAATGAAGAGCGTTAAGTATATGGTGGAATTCTTGGTTAAGAAGAGTAACGTGTTGTTGTATCAAGGGCATCTTGATTTGAGAGATGGAGTGTTTTCAACAGAAGCTTGGGTCAAGACAATGAAATGGGAAGGGATTGGGGAATATTTGATGGCTGAGAGGAAGGTGTGGAAAGTAAATGGTGTGCTTGCTGGGTATGTGCAGAAGTGGAGGAGTTTTAGCAATGCTGTGGTGTTAGGGGCTGGGCATCTTGTGCCTAATGACCAAGCAGTGAATTCTCAGGCTATGATAGAGGATTGGGTCCTGGAAAGGGGGGTCTTTGCTAATGCGGAAGGGGAGCTCTGA